TAGATAACTGAGCCCTCCTGAGGGATGATCTCTGACTCTGGGCTCTGTCTCTCACTGAGACATACACCTCCCTGGAAAGGGATAGCgctgggaggggagtggaggctCAGAGGTGTGGAGGGCTTGGCCGGAATCCCATAGCACCCTATTTATTCCAGGAATCAAAGGCTTTCAGGGAGAAAGGTTaagtcattaaaaaataacagagcAGAGCAGCCACCGCAGGAGCAGTGAAAGCTGTTATCCTCCTTTTACAAGGAAAGAAACAGGCTCAGGATGGTGGTGAACTTGCCTATGGTCACACAGCTTGGAAGTGAGGGGCCAGAATTTGAGACCAAGTCAGCAGGACATCCATTTTTTTCACCACTACCTGTCACTGCTTTTCAGAAAGGGAGTGAGCTCCCCGTCACCAGGAGTATACAGGTCAGGGCCCAGAGGAGCCTGCCAGGAAGGCTGCACACTGGGGCGTGGTGTTGGAGAAGACAGTGTCTAAAATCCCTCTTATCTGAAAGAACTCACTATCCTAGCAGAGCACCAGGGAGCCTGGGAGAAGCTGGCCTGGCTtaagagagaggaggaagcagTAGTGGGGCCACCAGTCGCCCTGTCTCCCCAACTCcacagggcagggagagggacGAGAGCAGCCATACACTAACCCTTGCTCTGGGCCACTCAACAGTTCATCCTGCAGGTCCCCCAGTCCTGCCGCCTACTTCCCTAAATGAACCCGGGCAGGCCCACTCCCGCCCCGCCTGCTGGAGAGAAGCCTGGGTTTCTATCAGAGCCGTGTGTCTGCTCTCCTGTATCTGCTCCCGAGGAAGATGTCTGTAGGCAGGTTGGGGGctgccctccagccaggcctGGGGTCAGGTTTGGTGGGGAGGAGCTCCTGCCTGGGGCAGAAAATCTGGCCAACCACAGCTCTTGGGAAAAAGGGGCCGATGAACAAGCGGGAAGGAGCACGCACCATCACGTGCTGCCGCCCTGCAACAGGTTCAAGGTGCTCAGGAGGTGACTGAATCCCCGCAGCCAGCCCACCAGCTTCGTTCTGTTGCTCACCCATTTTACGGAGGGAGAAGCGAAGGCTCAGGGAGGGGAAATCAGTGGCCCAAGGTCCAAGATCCAAGAGGAAGAGCCTGGATTCAGGCAAGGTCACCTAAGCTCTAACACCCACAGGCAGGAAAAGAGTTGGCCCGAGGCACTGCAATCTTGGGGTCCTTACGACCCCCTCAGAAGGAGGAATTAAAGTCTCTCACCTGAGCAGGTGGGAGAAAGGCTCTGAGAGGTTAGGAAACCGGCCTGGGGTTCCACAGCTGGGAACCGGGGGTGCTGACTTGCCGTGGGCCCATCTGACCCCAGAGTCCTCATTCTTTTCACTGGGGCTGGTAGGCCCAGGTTCTAGTCAGCATCCTCACCAACAACAGAGGACGAGAACCTCCCTTGCCTCTGGCCATGAACCCTCAGTGCTCATTCTTCCTCGGGTGGGCGGTGTTGGGGGGGGACAGCAAGGCCCGTCCCACACATAGGCGGGAAAGCAGGCAAGGCCTCGCAGACCTCCAGGCCCATCCCCCTTGGcacatatggggaaactgaggcacagagcaccACAAGGCCTTGCTAAGGGCACAGGGCAAACCAGGAGCTGATCAGGACTTGCCCAGAGTCAAGCTCTTTCACGGGCACGGTGGGTGCCTCTGTAGGTTCCCCACCCTCAGTCACCCCATCTAGGAGGTGGCGAAGGGCAGTCTGTTCGGCAGGAGACCCAGGGGGCCGATCTCATAGGTTGTGCATTCCTGACACACCCAGTGGGGAGAGGGACTCATGTTCCTGATGCTCCCCTCCCGGCTGGGGAGACTTTGACATGGTTGGAAGCTTGGATTTCGGAGCCCAGTGAGTTGAGGGGATCTGAGCCTCACACCTGAGGCAGGGCAGGGGGCCTGGGCCCATGCAGCTCACCCTCTAGGGAACCCAGCTTcctggggcaggaggggaggTACAGAGGATCTGGATGGAGCCCGGCTGCCCTTGGGCCAAGGCCTGTTTGAAGAGACCCAGAGGACATGGGAACCGGAGGGACCCTGCCGGGCCAGAGGAATGCCTTTTAATCTTCCCTCTTCCAGGCCGGCTGCTCAGGCCATCTGGTTTGGGGGAAATTGTAAAACCACTTGAAATCCAGCCAAGAGGAGAATAATAATCACAGATCACCCATATGGAGCTTGGATATCAGGCCTGGGCTGCCGGCACTACCTGCATCATCTCACTTTCTCTTTACAATAAGGCTGCATGGCCCCACGCCTGTATACCTATTGGTGGCAGACCATCCTGTCAACCCTCCCTGTGTGATTAAAAATAAGGCTGAATTCAGTATGCAAATGAGCCAGattccctgggttcaaatcccagctctgctacttttCAGCTGTGCAACTTGAGGTAAGTGACTCAACCTCTCTGTTCCTCTCTGGGAGTGGAGTGGAGGCTTGGAGGTGTTCAGAGCTTGGGCTGAATCACATAGCACCTAGTTTATCCCAGGAATCAAAGGCTTTCTGGGAGAAAGGTTAAGTAATCcaataataaaatcataataaataaaataagaataaaatgggaatgagaatAGCACCTACATGACAGGGTAGtgttgaggatgaaatgagttaatgtgTGTGACAGACAGTGTCTGGCGTAGAGTAAGTGCTGGCGATTACTCCCAGCGATGGTGCTCAGGACAGCCCTGTTTAAAACCCCCTGCAGCCTCCCACTGCCCTTGGAATATAGTTGTGGCTTTTGAGGCCCTGCCTCGCTTGGTGCCTGCTAAGTCCCGGCCCCATCCCTCTCCCTCGTCCCTCTATTGACCCTGAGGATCCCTAAACATCCACCTCCTGTATCACCTTCGGGCTTTCCCCTGCCAGTTCCCTGCCGGGAAGCTGGCATCAGTTCAAGCACTGCCCTCTCCTAATGTCCTTCCTTAGTACCCTGCCCAGGTAGGGTCCTCCTCTGGGCTTCCAGGCTCCTGGTACTTCCTCAGTCCATGTGCTGATGACCTGTATTTTATGACCTGCGTCTGCCAAGTGGTTTGATTCACTTGTTGACTGACTCACAAGGGCAGGCAGGAGTCATGTCTGTCCTGTTCACCACAATACCTGCAGAGCCTCCAAGTGTCTGCCACAGTAGGTGGACACACAGTAGGCGCTAAATAAGTGCTGgctgaatacatgaatgaacaaAGAGCTGGTGCCAGAGAGCCCGACTGTGCCTGGTGGATAGCAAGGCTCAGACATGAGTTGGAAAGAGGGGTGGGGTCCCACCCGCAGAGCCAGGTCCAGGGTGAGCCTGGAACCTTGCCTCGTGCTGCAAAGGTCACGGATCCCAGAGCTGGGCTGGGGGCAGAGACCAGGCAGTCTCTGGCAGGTGGCCCTGTTCCAACTGTGCCCTCTCCCACCGGCATCAGCCCCCAAGAGCTGGGCTTAACTTACCCGACGTCCCTTTGCTCCCCTCATGCCTGGTGGGCCTCGAGATCCTGGAGGACcctgggaagaggagaaggagttTGGAGAAGCCCCTTTTTAGGAAGTGAGAGCAACACGGTGGGGCTGGGAGTGTGGGGCAAAGCTTGAAGGCCTGCAGCCCTCAGACAGGCATGTTCAGAAACTGCCAGGGCCCCAGCAGCCTTCACATGGCAGGACTGAGCACTTGGCTCATTGGGGAAAGCAGCAGGCGAGCCACAGCCTCAGACACAGCCAATGCCCTGGGCTATAGGGGGATGGGCCTCAACCTTTCCTGGGAgtctggggagtggggagaagcCTCCCTGcataatattttcttctccttttcctcaaaATCAATAATGAGAAGATAcaatgccattcattcattcattcatttatgtatttatttagggaggatctcgctctgtggcctgggctggagtgcagtgcagcctTGAGCTCCGGGACTcgagtgatccccccgcctcagcctcctgaggagctaggactgcaggcatgcaccatcatgcccagctaattttctcattttcgtggggacagggtcttactatgttgcccagcctgatctcaaactcctagactcaagtgattctcctgcctcagcctgccaaagtgctggtgtgagccactgcatcatcTACAATGACATGTATGACAAAAGGTCTCCTCAAATCGTCATCTACCTTTCTCTCCCCCGTCACAAAGGCGAATCTGGTGACCCAAGTTCTGTCCCTCGCCTCCACCCTGACACCCaatattttcctgaatattttcccccagggaaaagaggaggaggaggaagaactgAGAACACAGGCCTGGggtgagcttgggaggcagagggggcagagtgggagaggatcaggaaggagagaaggagagggagaggcagaggcagagaagtGGGTGGGGTGGCATGAGAGGGGAGCAAGGCCCAGCCACAGGCACATGCGCAGCCATCTCAGTCTTGATGAACAGACAAGAGGAGCAAGAGAGGCAGTGTGAGAGGGCGAGGAACCAGAGCCAGTTTAGTTCTTGGAATTCTCAGCACCTGGCCTGGCACAGGTGCACGACAGGCACTCAGGAATCTGTTGAATGAACAAGGAGCACATGAACTGAAGAGGGCAGAGGGTGGGAAGGCAGGGAACGCAGGAGAAGATGGGAAGCAAGCCATGCCTCTGCCTAATGTCTCCCCCGCCCCCACCTCAATTCCAGGCCCAGCTTAAGAGACCTCAAGCGGCAACTTCATCCAGCGGCCAGCCAGGACCCTCTGCCAGCTCCAGGAGCCTCCCAGCTCCTGCAGCAATTCTCGGACTGGGTGTGCTCCCTTTGCAAGGCAGAGCTAGCCTCGTCCCTCCTCTGAATACCAGGGAGAGGCCCAGCCCCATTTGGGGCCTCAGAATGAACTCTTGATGTTCCCACTTCCCTCTCCCCATGGCTTCCAGGGGTGGGAACCCAGCCGCTATCACCCGGCAGACCCTCCGATAGCTGCTGCGGAGGGGCTGTGGTGAGGGGCTGGGTCCCAGGCTGACCGTTCGTCAGCAGAGCAAGCAGGGTGTGGACCCGGGCTTGGCCCCATAAAAGGCAGATCTGACTCCTGGATGGTGGAGAACACAAAGACTGGGTGAGAATGGGCCATTTTATAGAGTGATCTCAGAGCTCAGAAGGCATGCAATGCACCACTGGGAAATTTCGGGAGCCAAGTCTCTACATCAAGGCATAGATTGCTGAAAAGAGCAGGCTGGAGCACTGGAGAACCTGGGCTCACAGGCCAGTTCAGTCATTTACTAATTGTGCCATTTTAGGCATGTTACTTCAactcactgggcctcagttttgtcatctataaaatggggatagaaGAGTCCGTACCTCCTAGAGTTTCTAGAAGATGAAGTGACAGAGTCCTCAGGAAAAGGTAGCTGCCTGCTCTCGCAAGGCAGGAGGAGGTCAGAATTGAATGCTAGACCCAACTCTGGTCACTGGGTGACCCTGGGCAGGTCCCAGGGCCTCAACCCCAGCCCCAATAATGGATCTTGATGGATCTCAATGTGCTATCGGACAACATGGAGGTGAAAGTGATCGATAAAGTGGGAAAATGCCAATCAGGTGCGAATAACTTCACCAGAAATGTCACTTTTAATGGTATTAGCCTTACTAATAATAGGGGCAACTATCATCTCTAACAAATAGTTATTACCACTCATTAAGCCATAGTTACGCAGGAGGGTTATGAGGCCCCACATCATGCACTGCACCATTTCTCATGACAACCTCATACTGCAGGTGGCATCATGCTGACTtacagatggggacactgagggTCTGAGAAGCTATGAATGTTGCCAACAATCCCGCAGCTGGCAAGTCGGGGAGCCAGAATTTCACCCCCATGTATCTGATTCTGGAGGTGGTTTTCTGGGCCTCTGTGTTAGCCAGCTTTCCCAGTGTCACTGGGGGCAGCTCGCTGGCCAGAAGGAACCCCAAGAGATCCAAGAGACCAGCCCCATACCATAGCAGTGGGGGCCATGGCAACCTTGGGATCAGAAAGCAGCAGCAAGTGACCGTCTGATTTCACCAAGCCTGAGTCAACCCACTGAACAGGGGGAAGCACTGAGGAGATGGGGCGGGGTGGGAGGTGAGTGGAGCCAGGGGGGCGAGGGATTCAGAAAAGGCCTGCACCTTCTTCTCTGCGTCGGCCTGAATATCCCCACTCTTTCCCCATCTCCTACCGGCCTTCCATTTTGTCCCAGTGACTCCTTTCCTGGCTTTCCGCCTCCCACTTagacagatggggagactgaggccaggatGGCTGAGGTTCAGGGGTACCAGGGGTAGAACTTGATGATGTACCCCCAGCAACCTTGCACTCATGCTTCGGCCCTACTCTGGGCACCCCCCATGCTGAGGGCTCCAATCACTCCATCTCTGACcactgggagggaggctgggcccTTGCATTCCAAGCTGGGTGCCTTGGCCAGCCGTGCCAGCCCCCCGACCAGAATGCTGGTCCTCTGACTCCCTGCTTCTACCCCAACAGTCCCACTTCCACATTGCCAGCTCCTCCAGCCCTGGGCCAGATAAGACTTTTCCTCCTTCTCATGAGCAGGGCAAAAATATGTCACTGGGAGCCCAGAGTGCTGGCTTCTGCTTCCAACTGTGCTCCTCAAGAATGTTCCAACTTGTCCAAAGAATCATGAGGATGGACAGAGTCCGCCGGTGCTGGTGCCTTCTCCTCTGGATGACGGTCCCCTATATTCAGGCCTCTCACCCTTGGACTAGTCCGtccctctccctcctcagcccctggtgtggcctggcacagagtaggtgctcgaTAAAAGTCTGTTAATGATGGAGAAAATGTTTATACTCGACAGCCCCCACTAGACAGTGAGAGTCTTAAGAGCTGGATCTCTTTCTTACAATTTTTGTACCTCCAGGGAGGAGCGTAtgctagcacacagtaggtgcatgAAAAAGTGTAGGAGCTGAGTTGGCCTTGCTTCCCTAATCATAGTAGAGAACAGGTTTATGCGAGCTTCCCTTGGGTTCAAACCATGAAAGGCTTCCGGGTCCTTCCTCAGCTGACCCCAGGGAACTGCTCAGTCTGGGCTTTGGAGACACCCAGGCAACCTGAGCTCACTGCCCCTCAGTCCCACCTCCGGATCTGTGCCTGGGCTGGTCCCTCTACCCCCACACCCTCCCCACCTTCCCGAAGCCCACCTCGGACTGGGTTCCCAGACCTGAGCCCTGGCTTTGGCTGAAGAAAATGCCGTTTCCCAGTTTCCATCCTCCATTGGCAGAAACTGAGGGATCTGAAGCAAGTTCTACCTGCTCCAAATGAGAGCAACTCCGCCCCTACCCCCTGCACATCACCCCTGGGGAGGAAAAAGGGCTCCTGAACTTGAGTGCTCCTGGCCGCACCCTTCCCCCAGCTCTCCCAGCCTCTCCCACCACTCTGCCTTGAGAGCCTCAGGAATATCCCTGCTTCCTCAGTCATCATGAGAAGCCCAGGCCCCTGAGGACCCTCAGCTCTGTTTGTCCAGCATTTCCCATCTTCGTGCCTGCTTCTTCCATAACAGACATCACTTATTGGGTTCTATCTACCCTGCCCCCCATACCAGACTACACGCTCCAAAGGAAGGGCCCATTTTCTGCCTTTCTTGCTGCCACATCCCCAGCTCCTGGAACTgctgaaaccctctctctactaaaaatacaaaaattagctgggtgtggtggcacaggcttgtgatcccagctactagggaggctgaggcatgagaatctcttgaaaccgggaggaggaggttgcagtgagtggagattgagCCCCTTCACCCAGCTCCTGAAACTCCTCACAAGCACTTACTGCTCAGCAACTAcagagtgaatgagtgaatggacaAAAGCAATAATGCTGCTAATAACCAAAATGCTCCCAAGGAACAAACACCATTAGCCCCATGCTTCCATTTAACCCACACGATCACACTATCATGACcatgattattttttctgtttttcaaatgagCAAAAttcaggctcagagaagttaaatgatcTGCCCCAGGATTATAGTCAGAGAGTGGTATAGCTGGGATTctacccaggtctgtctgattctGAGGCTTGAACTCCTAATCcttattctttttccctcttctcttgtcttctttctcttctcttctctctcttctctttcttttttttttttgagacagagtcttgctctgtcgcccgggctggagtgcagtggccggatctcagctcactgcaagctccgcctcccgggtttacgctattctcctgcctcagcctcccaagtagctgggactacaggcgcccaccacctcgcccggctaactttttgtattttttagtagagacggggttttaccgtgttagccaggatggtctcgaactcctgacctcgtgatccgcccgtctcggcctcccaaagtgctgggattacaggcttgagccaccgcgcccggcctctctcttctctttctttccttccttctttccttctttccttccttcctctttctttccctttctttctgtctttctttccttctttcctcctttctttcttcttttccttttcttttattttcctttctttcctttcttcctcccctcccagcctccttccctcctttctcttcttttctcttcccttctttctctttcttccttctttccttccttccttcttttcctttctttcctttcttcctcccctcctgccctccctctctccttccttttcttttctcttccctttccctttctttctttcttacttcctcccctccctctctctctttctttctcccctccttcctttcttccttccttccttccttccttccttccttccttccttccttccttccttccttccttccttccttctttctttctttctctctctctctctttctctccttttttgagacagggtctagctgtATTACACAGgcagagtgcagaggcacgatcttggctcactacaacctctgccccctgggttcaagcgactcttgtgcctcagcctactgagtagctggggttacaggcacatgtcaccatacccagtgaatttttgtatttttagtagagacaaggttttgatcttgaactcctggcctcaagtgattggccttGCGAAGTACTGAGAtgacaggtgttagccaccacacccagccacctaACCCTTATCTGACAGTGGTTTGAGCTTAGGGATCATGAGGGCTTTGCTTACCTGGGGTCCAGGTTCTCCAGGGGTCCCCATACCACCTGGCATTCCAGGATGACCCTgccaagagagagaagaaaaaggaggaatcaGCTGTGGAAGGTGCCCCTTCCTCCTTCAGTCCCATCTCGGTCAACTCAGCCCCACTATAAAGCCAGGAGGACAGCAGCTAGGCCCCCCGGACAAAGAGGGAGCTGGTCATTCTGAACGTCTTGGGTAAGTGGTTGGTGGAGGACAGCAGAGCTGTCACTCAAGGCTGCAACAGAAGAGGGCAAGAGGATGCAGACTTACTCCTTACCATCGACCCCTTGGGTCCAGGCACGCCTGGGGGTCCCATCATGCCACGATCACCCTGTGATGGAGACAGCAATGCAGGCAGGTCACGGCTATGGCTGTGGGGTGGCTCTGTGGGAGGCAGGTGCAGAGGGCCATCCAGAGGCTCAAAGAGAGGTAGGGGTTTGCTCAAGGTCTCTAGAGGGTCCCTGCCTAGTTCATGGCCACATCACCCAGGTGGGGATCTGGGATTTCACTCAGAGGAAGCCAAGACCTCTGACAAGCCCCGGAAGGCCTCAGCATCCCCTGTGGCGGGCCACACAGTGAATTTCCCTCCAAGGATGGTCCTGATTAAGGAAGCGCTAATTACATTGTCCCCTTTGATCCTGGCCCACATCATGTTGGTCCTTATTAGGCCTGGCATCCCCTGGGCTAGGCTTGCTGAGgcagaaacagcaagagaaggTGTGTCTTTCACTCTCCTCACCCCCTTTCCAAACCTAGATGAGATGCTAGAGAATCAGAGACATAACTCGTTCCCTCTCGAGCAATCCAGACACACTGGGCAGAGTTGGCAGAAGGTAGGTGCTCTGGGTTCGAATCTTGGCTCTGTTTTTATGAGGCCCTGTTTCTTGTATCTGCCCagccagtaaatatttattgagcacctactatgtgtccgACACTATCTGCAAGACTCTGAATATACAGTGGTGAGCAGGCCTGCTCCCATGGAGCAAGGCACTCAGAGGGTTGTAGGAGACACAGTGCAGTGAGGGTGGGGGTCATGGTGCTAAGGTGTTATCACTGGGGGACGTGACCCACTGGGGGCAGAGCTGGTCCGGGAAAGCTTCCCTCGGGAAGTCCCTCTGGATCCAAGAGCTGAAGGATAATGAAGAGCATCTGAGCAAAAAGGGTGGAGGCAGATGGGGATGGGAAGAGTGCATTTGGCCAAGGGAATGGTACAGGCAATGGTTTGTAGGTGAGAAGGGTCATGGGACATTTGAGCAACAGCAGAAGGCCAGAGTTGGCTTTGATGTTGCGCTATCATTATGTAAGATGCTACCACTGGACAAAACAGGGTGAAGGGTACTATTTTTTGCAACTTCTTGTGAATCtgtcattatttcaaaataagaagttaaatttaaaatttcaagacaaaaagttgaatttaaaaggaggaggagcagaaggggaaggaggaggagggggagaaaggcAGAGGCCTGAGGGCCTGGGCCACATAGAGTGATACAGTGAGGCACAAGAGGAGCCTGGAGAGTTAGGCGGGGCCAGACTCGGGGGGATACTTCCTCCCTCTGGACCTCAGTTCCTCCGCCtattaaatgggaataatattggTTCTCCCAGAGGGCCTGTTCTGGGGATCGGATCAACCCATACAAAGGAAGGCAAGTGCCTCCAAGGCCCTTGGTGGGAGCTGGGAGCCAACAGGAGGCAGAGTGTCTTAGTGAGCAAAGCGTAACTAACCTTTGGCAATGAACCTGGTTCAAATCTGAGCACTGCCACTTATTATCTGggtgaccttgagtaagtcacCTCCCCTATTTGAGCCTCTGTTATCTCATCTAAAACAGAGGCTTAGCAAGGCAACTTCATCCTTCCTCTTTGTAAAGATGCATCTTTTCCTCCCTGCTCTCGTCCACCCCTGGGCAGGGCCAGCGGGCAGCCGTGAGGAGCTCAGGTCACACACATCTGCTGGTTGTCACACAAAAGTCTAACTGTGCTTGAGGCTGATGACAGGAGGGCAGGGATGGAACCCCAAGGGATGCCAAGAAAGGGAACAATGGCTCTTGGCAGGCTCAGAATGCCAGGTCAGGAGAGAGGCTAGGGGAGGGTAGTCTGAAATCCCCAGGTCAAAGGGCCTcttcacctttttaaaatttcaaaacacaagCTGTAATTGTTTATCTTATCCCCTCAATACCACTTACCTTTTCTCCCATGATTCCTGGCTCCCCAACCAGACCAATGAATCCCATAAATCCCTATGAGACACATGAACGAAAGCAAGAGAAACAACGTGAATCCGGGGACCCAGCCTGCC
This is a stretch of genomic DNA from Piliocolobus tephrosceles isolate RC106 unplaced genomic scaffold, ASM277652v3 unscaffolded_25770, whole genome shotgun sequence. It encodes these proteins:
- the LOC113221547 gene encoding collagen alpha-1(XXVII) chain-like — translated: MSGSIFLGPYSVPSPMPSILQAPPRVILRTTPEGFMGFIGLVGEPGIMGEKGDRGMMGPPGVPGPKGSMGHPGMPGGMGTPGEPGPQGPPGSRGPPGMRGAKGRRPSSGIRDLCSTRQGSRLTLDLALR